One Solanum lycopersicum chromosome 2, SLM_r2.1 genomic region harbors:
- the LOC104646045 gene encoding subtilisin-like protease 4, with translation MDLKLVSIFFCIVILLHSSKITFADHSTNQNDLETYIVQLELPDDFVLSDSKDSYLWHQSFLPKTSANSDLSSRIIYSYRHVFNGFAAMLSSDEVKMMETQPGFVSARPQRVLQLHTTHSPSFLGLHQNVGLWNASNSGKGVIIGLLDSGINPNHPSFNDHGMPPPPAKWKGKCEFNYKACNNKLIGARNLVKTAESPLDGDGHGTHTSSTGAGNFVGGANLLGNANGTAVGIAPRAHVAMYRVCDKDGCPEVFILAGFDAAIEDGVDVISASVGATALPPYAETMAIGAYRAIEKGIFVTCSAGNSGPFSSTVENGSPWILTVGASSTDRKISAVAVLGNGSEYEGESAFQSTNMSRKLLPLIDGGDCESLAIIDVRGKIVLCAAVGSLSGIEKGEEVKKAGGAAMILKNEEEQGYTTFATIHVLPATHVSYLDGLKIINYITSTSTPVATISFKGTRIGDKHAPVVASFSSRGPYTVSQGILKPDIIGPGVNILAAWIKPPAGVIPSATSTFNIISGTSMSCPHLAGVAALLKSAHPDWSPAAIKSAIMTTADLVNLGNNPIQDEKLNPADLLSIGSGHVNPSKANDPGLVYDIQPQDYVPYLCGLNYTDQQVSSIVNKKVHCTLSIAEAELNYPSFSIDLGSSAQTYTRTVTNVGEANSTYTVEVIGVEGVALSIKPSILKFSALNQKLSYEVTFKRSTSTDSSQGYIKWSSAKYSVRSPISIFKLH, from the coding sequence atggATCTCAAATtagtttcaatctttttttgCATTGTTATATTGCTTCATTCATCAAAAATTACTTTTGCTGATCATTCTACTAATCAAAATGATTTAGAAACTTACATTGTGCAGCTTGAGTTGCCTGATGATTTTGTTTTGTCTGATTCAAAAGATTCATACCTCTGGCATCAATCATTTTTGCCTAAAACTTCAGCAAATTCTGATCTTTCATCGCGCATTATTTATTCTTATCGTCATGTGTTTAATGGATTTGCTGCAATGTTGTCATCAGATGAAGTGAAAATGATGGAGACACAACCAGGATTCGTATCTGCGCGTCCCCAAAGAGTGCTGCAGTTGCATACCACACACAGTCCAAGTTTCCTTGGGTTGCACCAGAATGTTGGCTTGTGGAATGCCTCAAATTCTGGTAAAGGTGTGATTATTGGCTTATTAGACTCTGGAATAAATCCAAATCATCCTTCATTCAACGACCACGGAATGCCTCCTCCTCCTGCTAAATGGAAAGGAAAATGTGAGTTCAATTACAAAGCTTGTAACAATAAGCTTATTGGAGCACGAAACCTTGTGAAGACGGCTGAGTCACCTTTGGATGGAGATGGACACGGGACACATACTTCAAGCACAGGCGCTGGAAACTTTGTAGGTGGTGCCAATTTGCTTGGTAATGCTAATGGCACTGCTGTTGGTATTGCACCCCGTGCTCACGTGGCCATGTACAGAGTCTGTGATAAAGATGGTTGTCCTGAAGTCTTTATCTTAGCCGGTTTTGATGCTGCCATTGAAGACGGGGTGGATGTGATCTCCGCTTCTGTTGGAGCAACGGCTTTACCTCCTTATGCAGAAACCATGGCAATTGGAGCGTATAGAGCGATTGAAAAGGGGATTTTTGTAACTTGCTCAGCTGGAAATAGCGGACCATTTAGTTCTACTGTAGAGAATGGATCCCCATGGATTCTAACTGTTGGTGCTAGTTCAACAGATAGAAAGATCAGCGCGGTAGCAGTTTTGGGTAATGGATCTGAATATGAGGGTGAATCAGCCTTTCAATCAACAAACATGTCACGAAAATTATTGCCCCTCATAGATGGTGGTGATTGCGAGTCATTAGCTATTATTGATGTCAGAGGTAAAATAGTGTTGTGTGCAGCTGTGGGTAGCTTGTCTGGAATCGAAAAAGGAGAAGAAGTGAAAAAAGCTGGTGGCGCTGCCATGATTCTCAAGAACGAAGAAGAGCAAGGCTATACAACATTTGCAACTATTCATGTCCTTCCTGCAACACATGTCAGTTACCTCGACGGACTAAAGATCATAAACTATATAACATCAACGTCAACCCCAGTTGCAACGATATCATTTAAGGGAACAAGAATTGGAGACAAGCACGCACCAGTAGTTGCTTCCTTCTCTTCCAGGGGACCATATACCGTAAGTCAAGGCATATTAAAGCCTGACATCATTGGGCCTGGAGTGAACATCCTTGCAGCATGGATCAAACCCCCTGCAGGGGTGATACCATCTGCTACATCCACATTCAACATTATTTCTGGCACGTCGATGTCTTGCCCTCACCTTGCAGGAGTAGCAGCCTTGTTAAAGAGTGCACATCCCGATTGGTCTCCAGCTGCAATTAAGTCTGCAATCATGACGACTGCTGATTTAGTCAACCTTGGCAACAATCCGATTCAGGATGAAAAACTCAACCCTGCTGATCTACTTTCAATTGGATCAGGGCATGTAAACCCATCAAAGGCAAATGATCCGGGCTTAGTCTATGACATTCAACCCCAAGATTATGTGCCTTATTTATGCGGCCTAAACTACACCGATCAACAAGTTAGTAGCATTGTGAATAAGAAGGTACATTGCACGTTGAGCATAGCTGAAGCAGAGTTGAACTATCCTTCATTTTCAATTGATCTTGGATCAAGTGCTCAAACGTACACAAGGACCGTTACTAATGTTGGTGAGGCTAATTCGACTTACACAGTTGAAGTTATTGGAGTTGAAGGTGTCGCGTTGAGTATTAAACCTAGTATCTTGAAATTCTCAGCTTTGAACCAGAAGTTgtcctatgaagtaacatttAAGCGTTCAACTTCAACAGATTCTTCACAAGGATACATAAAATGGTCTTCAGCCAAGTACTCTGTTAGGAGTCCaatatcaattttcaaattgcaCTAA
- the PHYT6 gene encoding subtilisin-like protease yields MDLKLISLIFFWVFLFHSSKTFGDHFTNRSDLHTYIVQLEFPDDIVLSDTNDLHLWHQSFLPTTSANSHLSSRIIYSYRHVFHGFAAMLSSDEVKEIELKPGFVSARPQRIVELDTTHTPSFLGLHQNVGLWNTSNSGEGVIIGLLDSGITPKHPSFSDNEMPPPPAKWKGKCEFNSKACNNKLIGARNFVTTSASPLDVEGHGTHTSSTAAGNFVNGANLLGNANGTAVGIAPRAHLAMYRVCDDGVCPESYILAGLESAVEDGVDVLSISLGGTPVPFYEDSLAIGAFSAIQKGIFVSCSAGNKGPEVGTLKNGAPWILTVAAATTDRKIRAVAVLGNGAKYVGESAYQPTNLSGKWLPLVNANGCESLSTIDVKGKIVLCDTSGDLSRIEKGEAVKNAGGAAMILMNEKKRGYTTIADVHVLPATHVSYFNGLKIINYIKSTPSPVATISFKGTELGSKHVPTVASFSSRGPFLPSPGILKPDISGPGVNILAAWPTSLGEMITSTFNIISGTSMACPHLAGVAALLKSAHPDWSPAAIKSAIMTTADIINLKKHPIEDERLNRANLFTIGSGNVNPSRASDPGLIYDIHPEDYIPYLCGLKYTDQQVSSIVRRKVHCTSSIAEAELNYPSFSISSKSRAQTYTRTVTNVGEANSTYTVEVYGLNGVKVAVNPTTLKFSGLNQKASYNVTVKHLKHRSHSQGYITWSSSRYSVTSPIQIFPHSILKM; encoded by the coding sequence ATGGATCTGAAATTGATCAGTTTAATCTTTTTTTGGGTTTTCCTGTTTCATTCATCAAAAACATTTGGTGACCATTTTACTAATCGAAGCGATCTACATACTTACATTGTACAACTTGAGTTTCCTGATGATATAGTTTTATCTGATACAAATGATTTACACCTCTGGCATCAGTCATTTTTGCCTACAACTTCAGCAAATTCTCATCTTTCATCGCgtattatttattcttatcGCCACGTGTTTCATGGATTTGCTGCTATGTTGTCATCAGATGAAGTGAAAGAAATAGAATTGAAACCAGGATTTGTGTCTGCGCGTCCCCAAAGGATAGTGGAGTTGGATACCACACACACTCCAAGTTTTCTAGGGTTGCACCAGAATGTTGGCTTGTGGAATACTTCGAATTCTGGTGAAGGTGTGATTATTGGTTTGCTAGATTCTGGAATAACTCCAAAACATCCTTCATTCAGCGACAACGAAATGCCTCCTCCCCCTGCTAAATGGAAAGGCAAATGTGAATTCAATTCCAAAGCTTGTAATAACAAGCTTATTGGAGCAAGGAACTTTGTGACGACGTCTGCATCACCTTTGGATGTAGAAGGACATGGGACACATACTTCAAGCACAGCCGCTGGAAACTTTGTGAATGGTGCTAATTTGCTTGGTAATGCTAATGGCACTGCTGTTGGCATTGCACCCCGTGCTCATTTGGCGATGTACAGAGTCTGTGATGACGGTGTTTGTCCGGAATCCTATATCTTAGCTGGTCTTGAATCTGCCGTTGAAGACGGCGTAGatgttctttctatttctcTTGGAGGAACGCCTGTTCCTTTTTATGAAGATTCTCTAGCAATTGGCGCATTTAGCGCGATTCAGAAGGGGATTTTTGTTAGTTGCTCAGCAGGAAATAAAGGACCGGAGGTTGGTACTTTAAAGAATGGAGCTCCGTGGATTCTCACTGTTGCTGCTGCTACAACGGATAGAAAGATAAGAGCGGTAGCAGTTTTAGGCAATGGAGCTAAATATGTGGGCGAATCTGCCTATCAACCAACAAATTTATCAGGTAAATGGTTGCCACTCGTAAATGCTAACGGTTGTGAATCGTTGTCGACAATTGATGTGAAGGGGAAAATAGTGTTGTGTGATACCAGTGGTGACTTGTCAAGAATCGAAAAAGGAGAAGCAGTGAAAAATGCTGGCGGCGCTGCCATGATACTCATGAACGAAAAAAAACGTGGCTATACAACAATTGCAGATGTTCATGTCCTTCCCGCAACACATGTCAGTTATTTTAACGGACTAAAGATCATAAACTATATAAAATCAACACCATCCCCTGTTGCAACAATATCATTCAAAGGAACTGAACTCGGAAGCAAACACGTGCCAACAGTTGCTTCCTTTTCTTCTAGGGGACCATTTTTGCCAAGTCCAGGCATATTAAAACCCGACATTAGTGGACCCGGAGTCAATATCCTTGCAGCATGGCCAACCTCTCTAGGTGAAATGATAACATCAACGTTTAACATCATTTCTGGAACGTCGATGGCTTGCCCTCACCTTGCAGGAGTAGCAGCATTGCTAAAGAGCGCACATCCTGATTGGTCTCCAGCTGCAATTAAATCCGCAATCATGACCACTGCTGATATCATCAATCTTAAAAAACATCCAATAGAGGACGAAAGACTCAATCGTGCTAATCTATTTACAATCGGATCAGGAAACGTGAATCCATCAAGAGCAAGTGATCCAGGACTCATTTATGACATTCACCCCGAGGATTACATCCCCTACTTATGTGGTTTGAAATACACAGATCAACAAGTTAGTTCAATTGTGAGAAGGAAGGTACATTGTACATCAAGCATAGCTGAGGCAGAGTTGAATTACCCTTCTTTTTCTATTAGCTCGAAATCAAGGGCTCAAACATATACAAGGACTGTGACTAATGTCGGAGAAGCTAATTCAACTTACACAGTTGAAGTGTATGGACTCAACGGTGTTAAGGTAGCCGTCAATCCAACCACCTTGAAGTTTTCAGGGTTGAATCAGAAGGCGTCGTATAATGTAACTGTTAAGCATTTAAAGCATAGATCACATTCCCAAGGATACATAACATGGTCTTCTAGTAGGTACTCTGTCACAAGtccaatacaaatatttccGCATAgcattttaaaaatgtaa
- the LOC101255853 gene encoding uncharacterized protein: MDKEIDAQNQRVVETVITIRLDETVENRDSGIGGNEVKGKVLKKESFSSVIDVKYVDDFEKVCRICHLDTYESGKKFVDLIEIGCGCKGELGFVHSHCAETWFKLKGNRLCEICRKIAKNVTGISDNRFIEEWNEARYIAGGTGSAGQDRGYCRGQPFCNLLIACLIIVFLLPWFCRINLF; the protein is encoded by the exons ATGGATAAGGAGATCGATGCTCAGAATCAGAGAGTTGTAGAGACAGTAATTACAATCAGATTGGATGAAACTGTTGAAAATAGGGACTCTGGGATTGGTGGGAATGAGGTGAAAGGGAAGGTTTTGAAGAAAGAGAGTTTTTCAAGTGTGATTGATGTgaaatatgttgatgatttcGAAAAGGTGTGTAGGATATGCCATTTGGATACATATGAAAGTGGGAAGAAATTTGTGGATTTGATTGAGATTGGTTGTGGGTGTAAAGGGGAGCTTGGATTTGTTCATTCTCATTGTGCAGAGACTTGGTTTAAGCTTAAAGGAAATAG ATTGTGTGAAATTTGTCGGAAGATTGCAAAAAATGTGACAGGTATCAGCGACAACAGATTCATTGAAGAGTGGAATGAAGCGAGATATATTGCAGGTGGTACTGGTTCAGCAGGACAGGATAGAGGATACTGTCGTGGACAGCCATTTTGTAACTTGTTGATAGCATGCCTGATAATCGTTTTTTTGCTACCATGGTTTTGCCGTATAAATTTGTTTTGA